Proteins from a single region of Gordonia hongkongensis:
- a CDS encoding dynamin family protein — protein MTTPPAEPPRVGRHAADRDAPDPAPIWKAAAPTAPAHAAAPPRPPATTAPAPATPAVATPARTQVPNTIGDLLTTMSEVAREAGRNDLVSRLDGARTRITDPRLRIVVVGQLKQGKSSFVNALLNLDVCSVGDDETTAVPTVISHAAQPSAHLIVDGPAADNRIPVPMDAIAGITPDSPLAGGREVLRLEIEAPGPLLADGLVLVDTPGVGGHGHPYAAATLGMVAAADAVLVVSDASQEFTAPEMSFLQQVAGLCPTIACLITKTDLYPHWRAIVDADRTHLQTADLDIPLLPVSSVLRTHALRLGDEKLNAEAGFLDLYRYLRERVVSTARQATRTTVATDLRVVSEHLALTLGSELAALRDPETAGRAVGALREAKSDAEAMRRQSAQWQQTLADGIADLAADIDHDLRDRLRAVTREAERAIDEGDPGVDWEQLSEWLADQTAAVIGDNFVWAHERSVWLAERVADHFAAAGQNSLPDIDVADLTGVLDSVAELAELDSGRVGLAQKLLIGMRGSYGGVLMFGLISTMVGMALINPVSVGAGLLLGTKAYRDDKEAKVLERRAKAKVAVRAFTDDVSFQVGKESRDRLRVIQRVLRDHFTSVAEQTARSISESLSAAQSAATLADSERSGRVAELESRLTAVAALRKAADHLDPDEPAAELPRR, from the coding sequence ATGACCACTCCACCCGCCGAACCACCTCGCGTCGGCCGGCACGCCGCCGATCGGGACGCACCTGATCCCGCCCCCATCTGGAAGGCAGCAGCCCCGACCGCACCGGCACACGCCGCTGCCCCGCCCCGGCCACCCGCGACCACGGCCCCAGCCCCGGCGACCCCGGCAGTGGCGACCCCGGCACGGACGCAGGTGCCGAACACCATCGGCGACCTGCTGACCACGATGTCCGAGGTGGCCCGGGAGGCGGGCCGTAACGATCTCGTCAGTCGCCTCGACGGCGCACGCACCCGGATCACCGACCCCCGCCTGCGGATCGTCGTGGTGGGTCAGCTGAAACAGGGCAAGAGCTCGTTCGTCAACGCACTGCTCAACCTGGACGTGTGCTCGGTCGGCGACGACGAGACGACCGCGGTGCCGACGGTCATCTCGCACGCCGCGCAACCGTCGGCCCATCTCATCGTCGACGGCCCGGCCGCCGACAACCGCATCCCGGTGCCGATGGACGCCATCGCCGGCATCACCCCGGACTCCCCGCTCGCCGGTGGCCGCGAAGTGCTCCGGCTCGAGATCGAGGCACCCGGCCCGTTGCTCGCCGACGGCCTCGTCCTCGTCGACACCCCCGGCGTCGGCGGCCACGGACACCCTTATGCCGCAGCGACTCTGGGTATGGTCGCGGCAGCCGACGCGGTACTCGTCGTGTCGGATGCCAGCCAGGAGTTCACCGCGCCGGAGATGTCCTTCCTCCAGCAGGTCGCCGGACTGTGCCCGACCATCGCGTGCCTCATCACGAAGACCGACCTGTACCCGCACTGGCGCGCCATCGTCGACGCCGACCGCACCCATCTGCAGACCGCGGACCTCGACATCCCGCTGTTGCCCGTCTCATCGGTGCTGCGCACCCACGCGCTGCGGCTCGGCGACGAGAAACTCAACGCGGAGGCCGGGTTCCTCGATCTGTACCGGTACCTGCGCGAGCGCGTGGTGTCCACCGCACGGCAGGCGACCCGCACGACCGTCGCCACCGATCTGCGGGTCGTCAGCGAACACCTCGCGCTCACCCTGGGCAGCGAACTCGCCGCCCTGCGCGATCCGGAGACCGCCGGCCGCGCTGTCGGCGCACTCCGGGAGGCCAAGTCCGATGCGGAGGCCATGCGGCGTCAGTCCGCTCAGTGGCAGCAGACGCTGGCCGACGGCATCGCCGACCTCGCGGCCGACATCGACCACGACCTGCGGGACCGTCTCCGCGCGGTGACCCGGGAAGCCGAACGGGCCATCGACGAGGGCGATCCGGGGGTCGACTGGGAACAGTTGAGCGAGTGGCTGGCCGATCAGACCGCCGCCGTCATCGGTGACAACTTCGTCTGGGCGCATGAACGATCGGTGTGGCTCGCCGAGCGGGTGGCCGACCACTTCGCGGCGGCCGGCCAGAACTCGCTGCCCGACATCGACGTCGCCGATCTGACCGGTGTGCTCGATTCCGTGGCCGAGCTCGCCGAACTCGACAGCGGCAGAGTCGGTCTCGCCCAGAAGCTGTTGATCGGCATGCGCGGGTCGTACGGCGGTGTGCTGATGTTCGGACTCATCTCGACGATGGTCGGCATGGCGCTCATCAACCCGGTGTCCGTGGGCGCCGGACTGCTCCTGGGCACCAAGGCGTACCGGGATGACAAGGAGGCGAAGGTCCTCGAACGCCGCGCCAAGGCGAAGGTCGCGGTGCGCGCGTTCACCGACGACGTCAGCTTCCAGGTCGGCAAGGAATCCCGCGATCGGTTGCGCGTCATCCAGCGAGTCCTCCGCGATCACTTCACCTCGGTCGCCGAACAGACCGCACGCTCGATCTCGGAATCCCTCAGTGCCGCACAGTCTGCCGCGACCCTCGCCGATTCGGAGCGATCCGGGCGCGTCGCCGAACTCGAGTCCCGGCTCACCGCGGTCGCCGCGCTGCGCAAGGCCGCCGATCATCTCGACCCGGACGAACCCGCCGCGGAGCTTCCGCGCCGATGA
- a CDS encoding IniB N-terminal domain-containing protein: MATNAVLDFILGLLRDEESFNAYCGNPQAAIDRAGLTGVTPADISAAAPLVAGGGLAAGGGLGAIIGAGGGAVGGGVIGGGAVGGGVIGGGGVGVGLGGLEFGDINVGGGDVNLGDVNLGGIGGLELGDLDLGGLDLGGLDLGGIDLGDIDFGGLLGGIGLGDIDLSGLSLADLDLGGIAFGDLDLAGQLAVALGAALSAGLGAGGAIAAQFGAALGAALETVVDGGLELAAGIGPVIAGTLAGAIGAEGALVAQLGASLDALLAAGADLGLGLGGGLAAQLSAALELGGELAGSFGATLGGLLGATIGAGGALGADLAAALGAGLGAGGALSAVLTGALGLGAELSGDLAAALTSTLDVAGDLSATLSGLLDAQAIADLSGELSATLSGALSSTLAAGGTAAASVGTALGVALTSTAAATGGLVLTGAAGANAVLGGALTAVLGVGGGAQAGLAAALESVLEAGGIVDVEALLEAGGDLGTTLAGALAAGLEVGGEAAAGLGAALGGTLAAALEGGLAADLTAGLGGALETGLGLGGALGAGVGGALEAGLGLGAGLGAGLGGAVEGALGGGLGVVGGLGTELGAALNGLLSAGAGLDTALSTVLTGVLGAAAGADLGAALGGALELGGVLGADLTGLLEGGLATDLAAQLGAIVGGGGELAGELGATLGGVLGAAAGIEGILDAAAGAGLNVGELLAADLGGALGVDGALITQLGGALDAALDAGAGLGLVTETAADLGGTLEAVLAAGGDVGADLGASLGAVLGTALSGELGGSLAGQLAGGAELPAALSTVLSSALDVDLSATDGLVATLDSTLEATGGLGGALTGELEAIVNPSLILSPEGTITVGGPLLVTETLGGTVVDSLTGNLGAGTLAGLGTVAETGTDLVAGLDSTLQGGLEGTLETGLAGLGAGLGEADLGATAGPVLDGALGAGAGVGGGLGGDLGLGGDLGLGGALDTELPAEVTSELTTAISGTAGGAVDVVGDAAGSLEAGVGGTLDTTTDIVGGVTGGLTGGAVAGGGVDAGGGAGADGGLDLGGVTDTGAELGGAVDTTVGGAVDSTVGGVADTTADLTGGLTGGLTGGLTGGLGGDTDTGIGVNTPDAGPDAD; this comes from the coding sequence ATGGCGACCAACGCGGTACTCGACTTCATCCTCGGTCTGCTTCGCGACGAGGAATCCTTCAACGCCTACTGCGGCAATCCCCAGGCCGCGATCGATCGCGCCGGACTCACCGGCGTCACCCCCGCCGACATCTCCGCAGCCGCCCCGCTGGTCGCCGGAGGCGGTCTGGCCGCGGGCGGCGGCCTCGGTGCGATCATCGGTGCCGGCGGCGGGGCGGTCGGCGGCGGCGTGATCGGCGGCGGCGCGGTCGGTGGCGGCGTGATCGGCGGCGGTGGCGTCGGAGTCGGCCTGGGCGGCCTGGAGTTCGGCGACATCAACGTCGGCGGCGGAGACGTCAACCTCGGTGACGTGAACCTCGGCGGCATCGGTGGGCTCGAACTGGGCGACCTCGACCTCGGTGGACTCGATCTGGGTGGACTCGATCTGGGTGGAATCGATCTGGGCGACATCGACTTCGGCGGTCTCCTCGGCGGCATCGGACTGGGCGACATCGACCTCTCGGGTCTGTCCCTGGCCGATCTCGACCTCGGCGGTATCGCATTCGGTGACCTCGACCTCGCGGGCCAGCTGGCCGTCGCCCTGGGCGCGGCGCTGTCCGCGGGCCTGGGCGCCGGCGGCGCGATCGCCGCGCAGTTCGGTGCCGCGCTGGGAGCCGCGCTCGAGACGGTCGTCGACGGTGGCCTCGAGCTCGCCGCAGGCATCGGACCGGTCATCGCCGGGACGCTGGCCGGTGCGATCGGCGCCGAGGGCGCCCTGGTCGCCCAGCTCGGGGCTTCGCTCGACGCACTCCTCGCCGCAGGCGCCGACCTCGGGCTCGGACTCGGGGGCGGTCTCGCCGCGCAGCTGTCGGCGGCGCTCGAACTGGGTGGCGAACTCGCCGGCTCGTTCGGCGCGACGCTGGGCGGTCTGCTCGGCGCCACGATCGGCGCGGGCGGCGCACTCGGCGCCGACCTCGCGGCCGCGCTCGGTGCCGGTCTCGGTGCGGGCGGCGCGCTCTCGGCGGTACTCACCGGCGCGCTCGGTCTCGGCGCCGAACTGTCCGGCGACCTGGCCGCCGCGCTGACCTCCACTCTCGATGTCGCGGGTGACCTCTCGGCGACGCTGTCGGGTCTGCTCGACGCGCAGGCCATCGCCGACCTGTCCGGTGAACTCAGCGCCACCCTCAGCGGCGCTCTCAGCTCGACCCTGGCCGCGGGCGGCACCGCTGCCGCCTCCGTCGGCACCGCACTCGGTGTGGCCCTGACGTCGACGGCCGCGGCGACCGGCGGACTGGTCCTGACCGGCGCGGCCGGCGCGAACGCCGTCCTCGGTGGCGCCCTGACCGCCGTCCTCGGTGTCGGCGGCGGCGCTCAGGCCGGACTCGCCGCGGCGCTCGAATCCGTCCTCGAAGCCGGCGGGATCGTCGACGTCGAGGCGCTGCTCGAAGCCGGCGGCGATCTCGGCACGACTCTCGCCGGCGCTCTGGCCGCCGGCCTCGAAGTCGGTGGCGAAGCCGCCGCCGGTCTCGGTGCGGCCCTGGGCGGCACGCTGGCCGCAGCCCTCGAAGGTGGCCTGGCCGCCGATCTGACTGCCGGACTCGGCGGTGCCCTCGAAACCGGTCTCGGTCTCGGCGGTGCCCTCGGAGCCGGTGTCGGCGGCGCACTCGAAGCGGGACTGGGACTCGGTGCCGGACTGGGCGCGGGTCTCGGTGGCGCGGTCGAGGGCGCTCTCGGCGGCGGCCTCGGGGTCGTGGGCGGTCTCGGCACCGAACTCGGAGCCGCGCTCAACGGACTGTTGTCGGCCGGCGCCGGCCTCGACACCGCGCTGAGCACCGTGCTCACCGGCGTCCTCGGTGCTGCCGCGGGCGCCGACCTGGGGGCCGCGCTGGGTGGCGCACTCGAACTGGGCGGCGTCCTCGGCGCCGACCTCACGGGTCTGCTCGAGGGCGGCCTGGCCACCGACCTGGCCGCGCAACTGGGCGCGATCGTCGGTGGCGGCGGTGAGCTCGCGGGCGAACTCGGCGCCACCCTGGGCGGCGTGCTGGGCGCGGCCGCAGGCATCGAGGGCATCCTCGACGCCGCCGCCGGTGCCGGCCTGAACGTCGGCGAACTGCTGGCCGCGGACCTCGGCGGTGCACTCGGCGTCGACGGCGCCCTCATCACACAGCTGGGCGGGGCGCTGGACGCCGCACTCGACGCCGGCGCGGGACTGGGCCTGGTGACCGAGACCGCCGCCGACCTCGGCGGAACCCTCGAGGCCGTGCTGGCTGCGGGCGGGGATGTGGGTGCCGACCTCGGCGCGTCTCTCGGCGCCGTCCTCGGGACCGCGCTGAGCGGTGAGCTGGGTGGTTCGCTGGCCGGCCAGCTGGCGGGCGGGGCCGAACTCCCGGCAGCCCTCAGCACCGTTCTCAGCTCCGCACTCGACGTGGATCTGTCGGCCACCGACGGCCTCGTCGCGACCCTGGACTCGACCCTGGAGGCGACGGGTGGCCTGGGCGGGGCGCTGACCGGCGAACTCGAGGCGATCGTCAACCCGAGCCTCATCCTCTCCCCCGAGGGCACCATCACCGTGGGCGGACCGCTCCTGGTCACCGAAACCCTCGGCGGCACAGTGGTCGACAGTCTCACCGGCAACCTGGGCGCGGGCACACTGGCCGGCCTGGGCACCGTCGCCGAGACCGGCACGGACCTGGTCGCCGGGCTGGACAGCACTCTGCAGGGCGGCCTGGAGGGGACCCTCGAGACCGGACTCGCCGGCCTGGGCGCCGGGCTCGGCGAGGCCGATCTGGGCGCCACCGCCGGTCCGGTTCTCGACGGTGCTCTCGGCGCCGGCGCAGGCGTGGGCGGAGGCCTCGGTGGGGATCTCGGTCTGGGCGGCGACCTCGGCCTGGGCGGTGCGCTCGACACCGAGCTGCCCGCGGAGGTCACCTCTGAACTGACCACCGCGATCTCCGGCACGGCCGGCGGCGCGGTGGACGTGGTCGGCGACGCCGCGGGCTCACTCGAGGCCGGGGTCGGCGGCACCCTCGACACGACCACCGACATCGTCGGTGGGGTGACCGGTGGTCTGACCGGCGGCGCAGTGGCCGGTGGTGGCGTGGACGCCGGCGGCGGTGCCGGCGCGGACGGCGGCCTGGACCTGGGCGGCGTGACCGACACCGGTGCCGAACTCGGCGGCGCGGTCGACACCACCGTCGGCGGCGCGGTCGACTCGACCGTCGGCGGCGTGGCCGACACGACCGCCGACCTCACCGGCGGATTGACCGGCGGTCTCACCGGAGGCCTGACCGGTGGCCTCGGTGGCGACACAGACACCGGGATCGGCGTCAACACCCCGGACGCCGGACCCGACGCCGACTGA